The Deltaproteobacteria bacterium genome segment CAGGATGGTGAGCTCGAAGGCGATCACCGTGTAGGTGGGGATCGCGGCGAAGGGCTTGCCGCCGATCACGATCGGCCAGTCGAGCGACATCCAGATCGTCATCGCGTAGCCGGTGACGACCCCGAGCAGGCCGCCCACCAGGGTGAAGAGGCGCACCCGGCTCGGCTTCGGGTCCACCGCCAGCTCCACCTCCTCGAAGGGGGCCGGCGAGTAGACCTCGAGCTTGGCGAAGCCGCGGCCCTTGAGCCGCTTCACCGTCTCGGCGACGTCCTGCGGATCGTCGAAGACCCCGACCAGGGTGGGCATCTCAGTGCGCCTCCGACTGCGCGCCGTGCGCGTGGCTGCGGGCGTGGATCTCGAGCTCCTTCACCTCGGAGATCGCGATCACCGGGAAGAGCTTCAGGAAGATCAGGAAGGCCGTGCTGAAGAAGGAGAAGCTCCCGGCGATGATGAGCAGCTCCGCGATCTGCGGCGTGTAGTGGCCCCAGACCGCCGGATTGAACTCCCGCGAGAGGCCGGTGATGATGATCACGTAACGCTCGAACCACATCCCGATGTTGATCAGCGTCGAGACCACGAAGATCGTCGGGACGTGGGTGCGCGCCTTCTTGAACCAGAAGACGTGGGGAACCACGCCGTTGCAGATGATCATGATCCAGGTGGAGATCCAGTACGGGCCGAAGGCACGCAGCCAGAAGCTCGTGCGCTCCGCCTCGACGCCGCTGTACCAGGCGATGAAGTACTCGATCCCGTACGCGTAGCCGACGATGCAGCTCGTCAGCAGCAGGAAGCGGCTCATGTTCTCGAAGTGGTAGTCGGTGATGAGGTGCTCGAGGCCGAAGATCCGGCGCACCGGGATCATCACCGTGAGCACCATGGCGAAGCCCGAGAAGATCGCGCCGGCCACGAAGTAGGGCGCGAAGATCGTCGCGTGCCAGCCGGGCACCAGCGCCATCGCGAAGTCCCAGGACACGACCGAGTGCACCGACAGCACGAGCGGCGTCGCGAGGCCCGAGAGGTGCAGGACCGTCCGCGTGTGGGCCTTCCACTGGCGGGCCGTGCCCTGCCAGCCGAGGCAGAGCGCGCCGTAGAGCAGCCGGCGCCAGCCGGTGGTGCGGTCGCGGGCGATCGCCAGGTCGGGCAGCAGGCCCACGTAGAAGAAGATGATCGAGATCAGCGTGTAGGTGCTGATCGCGAAGGTGTCCCAGAGCAGCGGGCTCTTGAAGTTCACCCAGAGCGCGCGCTGGTTCGGGTACGGGAGGATGAAGTAGGCCTTCCAGATCCGGCCGATGTGGATGCCGAGGAAGAGCTGGGCGGTGAAGACCGCGAAGATCGTCATCGCCTCCGCGGAGCGGTTGATGGCGTTGCGCCACTTGGCCCGGAACAGGTAGAGGATCGCCGAGATCAGCGTGCCGGCGTGGGCGATGCCGACCCAGAACACGAAGGTGACGATGTAGGCGGCCCAGAAGATCGGGTGCGAGTAGCCGGCGATCCCGAGCCCCACGTAGATCTGGTAGATCCAGGTGACGGCGCCGGCGACCAGACCGGAGAGGCACAGACCCAGGAGCAGCAGCCAGCCGAGGCCGGGCCGCTCCAGGAACACCGAGAGGATGTCCTGGTTGGTCTGCGGGTCCGCGTGCTGCGGCGTCGGCCGGATCATGGCGGCGACGGAGCCGGCGGCGGGCGGCGGCGGAGGCGTCATCCCCTACCCCTCGACCGGTCCGCGCGTCACCTGGGCGAGATAGGTGACCGCGGGCCGGGTGTTGAGCTCGTGCAGAGAGTGGTAGCTCCGCACCGGATCGGCCGACTTCTGGACCACGGCGCTCGCCGGGTCCTTCAGGTTCCCGAAGGTGATCGCCTGCGTGGGACAGGCCTGGGCGCAGGCGGTCGTGAACTCACCGTCCCGGATCGGGCGGCTCTCGTCCTTCGCGGTCTGGCGCGCCGCGGCGGCGCGCTGCACGCAGAAGGTGCACTTCTCCATGACTCCCTGGCCACGCACCGTCACGTCCGGGTTGAGCATGAGCGGCATCGGCTCGGGCCAGTTCTCGATCTGGTAGTCGTACCAGTTGAAGCGCCGGACCTTGTACGGGCAGTTGTTGGCGCAGTAGCGCGTGCCGATGCAGCGGTTGTAGATCATCCCGTTGAGGCCTTCCTCGTTGTGGAAGGTCGCGATCACCGGGCAGACCGGCTCGCAGGGCGCCGCCCCGCACTGCTGGCAGAGCATCGCGACGTGGCGCACGTCCACGGACGGGAGGTTCTCGTAGTCCGGGATGATCGGGTCGAGGCCCTCGCCGCCCTCGAGCGAGCCGTCACCGATCCAGCGCTCGATGCGCAGCCAGCCCATGATGCGGCCGCTGCGGACCTGGTTCTCGCCGACGATCGGAAGGTTGTTCTCGACGTAGCAGGCGGCCACGCAGGCGGCGCAGCCGACGCAGCGGTCGACGTCGATCGTCATGCCCCAGCGGTACGCGACCTCGGGGCTCGAGTCCTTCGACGGGTCGAAGGGCCGGAGCAGCACGTGCTCGTGTCCGCCGCCGTGGCCGTTGCCGTGGCCCTCGCCCTTCCCTTCGCTGCCCGCGCCGTGCCCCTCGGCCGGCGCCTCCGGGGCTGCCGCCGCCGCCGGCGCTTCGTGGTAGAGGGCGGCCATCACGGCGGCCGCCTGCCGGGCGCCGGTCGCGCCGGCCAGGCCGCCGGGGGTCGCCGGCGGCGCCTCCCCGGCGAGCGCCGCGAGCGGCACCGCGATCCCGAGCCGCCGCCCGCGCTGGTCCTGGCTGTCCTGGTCGATCGCGAAGCGGAAGTGCCCGCCGGTCCTGCGCACGCTCGCCTTCGCGACCAGCCAGGCACGCCCGCCGGACTCGTCGGTGAGCGAAGGGAGGATGTCGATCACGTTGACACCGCGCCGCTCGCCGTCGCGCGTCGCCCAGCGGCCCACCGTGTGGCCCTGCCCGACCGCGATCGCGACGACGTCGTCGCGGATCCCGCCGCGCGGGAAGACCGGCACCTCGACGCTGCCGGCCACGGTCTCGACGGCGATCACGTCGCCGTACGCGACCCCCAGCCTCTCGGCAGCCTTCTTGCTGAGCTCGGCCCACGAGGTCCAGGTGACCTTGGTGACCGGATCGGCGATCTCCTGCAGCCACGGCAGGTCGGCGCCGCGGCCGTCGTAGAGCAGCGGCGAAGGCGCCGCGAGCAGCGCGAACTCGCCGCTCCCTTCGAGCAGCGGCTCGGCGACCTCGAGCTGGAGCGCGTCACCCGCCAGCGACACCGGCGCGTGCGGCGTGTCGGCGAAGACGCCGCCCCGCGCGAGCGCCTGCTGGAAGTCGGCGCCCGCCGCCGTCCAGGTCTCTTCGAGGATCGTGCGGAAGCTGCCCGCCGGGAGGCGCGCCGCGACCTCGGCGCCGAGCGCACGGCCGGCGTCGAGCAGCGTGTCGACGAGCGCCCGCGAGTCGCGCAGCGGGCGGATCGTGGGCTGCACGAGCGAGCGCACCCCCGGCCGCGGCGAGACGTCGCCCCAGGACTCGAGCGGCGTGTGATCGGGCAGGATCAGGTGCGCGTGCGCGCTGGTCTCGTCGGGCATCGAGGCGAAGCTCACGACGAAGGGAACCTCGGCGAGCGCCTCCACGAAGCCCGCCGACGGAGGCAGCGAGTACGCGGGGTTGGCACCGTGGACGAGCAGCGCGCCCACCTTGCCGGTCTTCATCAGGTCGACGAGCGCCAGCGTCTCGCGGTAGCTCGGCTGGCGGCGGCCGTCGGCGGCGGGGCACGTGACGGCCCCGCCGATCGCGCCGAGCGCCCAGTCGAGCAGCAGCACGGCGCCGCAGGTCGCGGTGGCACGGCGGCTCGCGAGGGCGGCGCCCGGCGGCAGCGCCACCGGCGCCTGGGCCTGCGCGAGCGCCTTGCCGAGCCGGGTGATCGCGTCGGCCGGGACCCCCGTCTGCTGCGCCACCGAGGCGGCGTCGAAGCGCGCGAGCACCGGCGCGAGGGCGGTGCGGGCGGCCTCGGTGCCCCCGCCACTCCCGAGGGCCACGTTGGCGAGCGCGAGCGCGAGCAGGCCCTCGGTGCCCGGCTTCGCGGCCAGCCACTCGTCGGCGTTCGAGCCGGTCATCGACAGGCGCGGGCCCACGTAGACGAAACGCGCCTTGCGCTTGCCCTCGGCGGCGACGTCGCGCGCGGAAGCGAGCTGGTGGGCGTGCTCGGTCGGCGAGAGGCCCGTCTCGAGGAAGTCGGAGCCGAAGTCGACCACGAGGTCGCTGCCCGACAGGTCGAAGACCGGCTGGTTCTCGACACCGAAGAGCGTCTTCGTGGCGGCGACCAGCGCCTCGGGCGCGAGCGGCTCGTAGACGACGCGGCCGCCGGCGCCCACCGCCTCGAGCCAGCGGTCGATCGCGGCGCTCGCGGCCGGGCCGGTCTGCCCGCCCAGCATCCAGGTGCGGTTGCCGGCCTTCCCGAGCTCCGCCGCGAGCAGGGCGATCGCCTCGTCCCACTCGATCGCGGCGAGCTGGCCGTCGGCGCCGCGCTTCATCGGCTTGGCGAAGCGGTCGGGGTGGTAGGTGCGGCCGATACCGACCTGGCCGCGCGCGCACAGGGCGCCGCGGTTCACCGGGTGATCGGGGTTGCCCTCGAGCTTGATCGGGCGCCCCTCGCGCGTCTTCACGTGCAGGCCGCAGCCGGCCGGGCACTCGAGGCAGCTCGAGGCGTAGTAGACCGGGATCCCGGGCGTGATCACCTCGGGCTGGACCAGATAGGGGATCAGCTTGTCGACGGGGTCGGAGCAGCCGGCGGTGGCGGCGGCTCCCGCGCTGGCGCCCACGACCTTCAGGAATTCACGTCGATCGAGCTCGGGCATCCCGGGCGCCCCCTCCCTAGTAATGGCAGGTCAGGCAGTCCGTGGACGCCTGGTTCTGGCGGTGGCAGTCGACGCACCAGCCCATCTCGAGCTTCTGCGAGGGCAAGAGCCACGGCCACCAGATGGTGTCGGCGGTCATGGACACCTTGTCCATCTCCTGGACCGGCCCGTGGCAGGTCTGGCAGGCGACGCCGGCCGCGATGTGCCGGTTGTGCCGGAACTGCACGTGCTCGGGCACCCGATGGATCTGCTCCCACTCGATCGTGCGCTTCTCGTCCCAGTGCTGCTTCAGGATCTGGACGCCCTCGAGGTCCTGGCCGAACTGCGCGTGGCAGCCCATGCAGGTCTCGACCGACGGCACGCCGGCCGAGGCGGACCGATCGGTGCCGGAATGACAGTAGAGGCAGTCGAGCTGGAACTGGCCGGCGTGCAGCGCGTGGCTGAACGGGATCGGCTGCTTCGGACCGGGCGTGCCCTCGCGCCAGGCCTGCTCCTGGGCGCTCTTCGCGGCTTCGCTCGAGGTCGCCTGCGCGGCGACCTGCTCCGGACCCGGCACGCCGAGCACGAGGCCGGCGGCGAGCGCGGCGGCGCAGGCCACCTCCGCGACCCGCTGGCGCAAGAATCGAAGGCGCGGCTGGATCCGCCAGCCCGCCCCTGCCCTCCGGCGGAATTCGATCGGGCTCACGCTGGAGTGTCCCCCGGCACGTCGCGGCAGAGTTCCACGAAGGAGCCACGAACGCGCATCGCGCCCCGGTCGGCCCGTCGTCCGGGTCGCGGGGCGCGCAGCGAACGCCCCCGCGAACGCCCCTCCCGAACGACCCTGACGACGCCGATGCTGCTGCTTCCGACCCGCGGGCGGCCTGTCTTTAGGACGTTCCGATCGTGGCGTCAACGGTTTTCTGGGGCCCCTTCCGAGCGCGCAGCGCGAGCACGGCCCGTGTCCGGCGCAGTGCCCAGGTGGCGGCTA includes the following:
- a CDS encoding DUF3341 domain-containing protein; this encodes MPTLVGVFDDPQDVAETVKRLKGRGFAKLEVYSPAPFEEVELAVDPKPSRVRLFTLVGGLLGVVTGYAMTIWMSLDWPIVIGGKPFAAIPTYTVIAFELTILFGGIFTLLGLLAVGRLPSLKLDPGYDARFSGDEFGVAVEVPERDVSEVDGLMRAHHAKEVSLVPA
- the nrfD gene encoding polysulfide reductase NrfD, coding for MTPPPPPAAGSVAAMIRPTPQHADPQTNQDILSVFLERPGLGWLLLLGLCLSGLVAGAVTWIYQIYVGLGIAGYSHPIFWAAYIVTFVFWVGIAHAGTLISAILYLFRAKWRNAINRSAEAMTIFAVFTAQLFLGIHIGRIWKAYFILPYPNQRALWVNFKSPLLWDTFAISTYTLISIIFFYVGLLPDLAIARDRTTGWRRLLYGALCLGWQGTARQWKAHTRTVLHLSGLATPLVLSVHSVVSWDFAMALVPGWHATIFAPYFVAGAIFSGFAMVLTVMIPVRRIFGLEHLITDYHFENMSRFLLLTSCIVGYAYGIEYFIAWYSGVEAERTSFWLRAFGPYWISTWIMIICNGVVPHVFWFKKARTHVPTIFVVSTLINIGMWFERYVIIITGLSREFNPAVWGHYTPQIAELLIIAGSFSFFSTAFLIFLKLFPVIAISEVKELEIHARSHAHGAQSEAH
- a CDS encoding 4Fe-4S dicluster domain-containing protein, whose protein sequence is MPELDRREFLKVVGASAGAAATAGCSDPVDKLIPYLVQPEVITPGIPVYYASSCLECPAGCGLHVKTREGRPIKLEGNPDHPVNRGALCARGQVGIGRTYHPDRFAKPMKRGADGQLAAIEWDEAIALLAAELGKAGNRTWMLGGQTGPAASAAIDRWLEAVGAGGRVVYEPLAPEALVAATKTLFGVENQPVFDLSGSDLVVDFGSDFLETGLSPTEHAHQLASARDVAAEGKRKARFVYVGPRLSMTGSNADEWLAAKPGTEGLLALALANVALGSGGGTEAARTALAPVLARFDAASVAQQTGVPADAITRLGKALAQAQAPVALPPGAALASRRATATCGAVLLLDWALGAIGGAVTCPAADGRRQPSYRETLALVDLMKTGKVGALLVHGANPAYSLPPSAGFVEALAEVPFVVSFASMPDETSAHAHLILPDHTPLESWGDVSPRPGVRSLVQPTIRPLRDSRALVDTLLDAGRALGAEVAARLPAGSFRTILEETWTAAGADFQQALARGGVFADTPHAPVSLAGDALQLEVAEPLLEGSGEFALLAAPSPLLYDGRGADLPWLQEIADPVTKVTWTSWAELSKKAAERLGVAYGDVIAVETVAGSVEVPVFPRGGIRDDVVAIAVGQGHTVGRWATRDGERRGVNVIDILPSLTDESGGRAWLVAKASVRRTGGHFRFAIDQDSQDQRGRRLGIAVPLAALAGEAPPATPGGLAGATGARQAAAVMAALYHEAPAAAAAPEAPAEGHGAGSEGKGEGHGNGHGGGHEHVLLRPFDPSKDSSPEVAYRWGMTIDVDRCVGCAACVAACYVENNLPIVGENQVRSGRIMGWLRIERWIGDGSLEGGEGLDPIIPDYENLPSVDVRHVAMLCQQCGAAPCEPVCPVIATFHNEEGLNGMIYNRCIGTRYCANNCPYKVRRFNWYDYQIENWPEPMPLMLNPDVTVRGQGVMEKCTFCVQRAAAARQTAKDESRPIRDGEFTTACAQACPTQAITFGNLKDPASAVVQKSADPVRSYHSLHELNTRPAVTYLAQVTRGPVEG
- a CDS encoding cytochrome c3 family protein, with translation MSPIEFRRRAGAGWRIQPRLRFLRQRVAEVACAAALAAGLVLGVPGPEQVAAQATSSEAAKSAQEQAWREGTPGPKQPIPFSHALHAGQFQLDCLYCHSGTDRSASAGVPSVETCMGCHAQFGQDLEGVQILKQHWDEKRTIEWEQIHRVPEHVQFRHNRHIAAGVACQTCHGPVQEMDKVSMTADTIWWPWLLPSQKLEMGWCVDCHRQNQASTDCLTCHY